From Streptomyces sp. SAI-135:
ACCGGCACGACCACCGCAAGGCCCAACTGAGGCAGATAGCGCGAGAAGTAGTCGTCGAGGGCGTCGACTCCCCTCGTGGCGAGGGCGACCAGGGAACCCGTCCGCTGCCCGCTCAGCCAGCCGGGCCCGAGCGTGGTCGCCCGTTCCAGCAGTCGCCCCCTCAGCTCCGACTTCACCGCCGCACTCGCCCGGTGTGCGGCGAGCTCGGTGAGCCAGGCGACGAGTCCACGGCCGACGGCGACCGTCGCCAACAGCAGCAGGGGAGTGCGGAGTTCGGCAACCGCCAGGCCGTGCTGGAACGCTCCGACCACGATCTCGGCGATGAGCATCGCCTGCGCGATGACCAGCAGGGCTCCGACGCCTCCCAGGCCCACGACGGCCGCCAGGAACAGGCGGGTGGCCCGGGTGTATCGGAGCAGACGCGGGTCGATCGGTTTCACGTGAAACACACCCTCTTCTCAAAGGGCATGTTTCACGTGAAACATGCCCCATATCGGGCTCAGTGTGCGGCTTCGGCGATGTGCTGCGTACCGATGCGCTTACGGAAGACCCAGTACGTCCAGCCCTGGTAGAGCAGGACGATCGGTGTGGCGATCCCCGCACACCAGGTCATGATCTTCAGGGTGTACGGGCTCGACGAGGCGTTGGTGACCGTCAGGTTCCAGTCCGCGTCGAGGGAGGACGGCATGACGTTCGGGAAGAGCGTCAGGAAGAGCATGGCCACGGCGGCCACGATGGTGACGCCCGACAGCGCGAACGACCAGCCCTCACGACCCGCCTGGTTGGCCACCAGGGCGGCGACCAGCGCGGCCACGGCGACCACCAGCGCGACCAGGCTCTTGGCGTCACCGCTGTCGACCTGCGTCCAGAGCAGGAAGACCAGCGCCAGCACAGCCGTGACAAGACCGATCCGGGTCGCCAGCTTCCGGGCCCGCTCCCTGATCTCCCCGACGGTCTTCAGGGCCGTGAACACCGTTCCGTGGAAGGTGAACAGGGTCAGCGTCACCAGCCCGCCGAGCAGGGCGTACGGATTGAGCAGGTCCCAGAGGGAACCCACGTACTCGAAGTGCTGGTCGATCTTCACCCCGCGCACGATGTTGCCGAAGGCCACGCCCCACAGGAACGCGGGGATCAGGGAGGCCCAGAAGATCGCGTTCTCCCAGTTGCGCTGCCAGTTCTCCTCGGGCCGCTTGGCCCGGTACTCGAAGGCGACACCCCGGACGATCAGGCAGACCAGGATGACCAGCAGCGGCAGGTAGAAGCCGGAGAAGAGGGTCGCGTACCAGTCGGGGAAGGCGGCGAAGGTCGCACCGCCCGCCGTCAGCAGCCAGACCTCGTTGCCGTCCCACACGGGACCGATGGTGTTGATCAGGACGCGCTTCTCGGTCCGGTCGCGGGCGAGCAGCTTGGTGAGGACACCGACTCCGAAGTCGAAGCCCTCCAGGAAGAAGTAGCCGATCCACAGGACGGCGATGAGCACGAACCAGACGTCGTGAAGTTCCATGACTCGATCTCCCTCGGCCTAGTACGAGAAGGCCATCGGCTTGTCGGCGTCACGGGTGTCGCCGCCGATCTTCGTGGGCGGGTTGAGGTCGGCCTCGCTGAGCTCGGGCGGGCCGGCCTTGACGTACTTCACGAGCAGCTTGACCTCGACGACGGCGAGGATGGCGTACAGAGCCGTGAAGACGAGCATCGAGATGAGGACCTCGGCCTGGGAGACGCCGGGGGAGACCGCGTGCCGGGT
This genomic window contains:
- the cydB gene encoding cytochrome d ubiquinol oxidase subunit II, producing MELHDVWFVLIAVLWIGYFFLEGFDFGVGVLTKLLARDRTEKRVLINTIGPVWDGNEVWLLTAGGATFAAFPDWYATLFSGFYLPLLVILVCLIVRGVAFEYRAKRPEENWQRNWENAIFWASLIPAFLWGVAFGNIVRGVKIDQHFEYVGSLWDLLNPYALLGGLVTLTLFTFHGTVFTALKTVGEIRERARKLATRIGLVTAVLALVFLLWTQVDSGDAKSLVALVVAVAALVAALVANQAGREGWSFALSGVTIVAAVAMLFLTLFPNVMPSSLDADWNLTVTNASSSPYTLKIMTWCAGIATPIVLLYQGWTYWVFRKRIGTQHIAEAAH